The Candidatus Methylomirabilota bacterium genome has a segment encoding these proteins:
- a CDS encoding ankyrin repeat domain-containing protein yields the protein MSDDVNAADKHGKTALMRACEEGRPEAVHALIAKGANVNARDEYGWTALMRASLRGHVGVVEALIAQGAWVHVKSNEGWTALMRASLAGHLDVVRVLLAQGVDVNARQDNGATALIWASQEGHCEVVRVLLAQGADVNAKTNNGVTAMMIAYNRSENEVVQILKEAGAKE from the coding sequence ATGAGCGATGATGTGAACGCCGCAGACAAGCACGGCAAAACGGCCTTGATGAGAGCATGCGAGGAAGGCCGCCCGGAAGCTGTGCACGCGCTGATCGCCAAGGGCGCGAATGTGAACGCCAGAGATGAGTATGGCTGGACGGCCTTGATGAGAGCGTCTCTGAGAGGCCATGTCGGGGTCGTAGAGGCGCTGATTGCGCAGGGCGCCTGGGTACACGTCAAATCGAACGAGGGCTGGACGGCCTTGATGAGAGCGTCTCTGGCAGGCCATCTCGATGTCGTCCGGGTACTGCTCGCGCAGGGCGTGGATGTAAACGCCAGACAGGATAATGGCGCAACAGCCTTGATATGGGCGTCTCAGGAAGGCCATTGCGAGGTCGTCCGGGTACTGCTCGCGCAGGGCGCGGATGTGAATGCCAAAACCAACAACGGCGTCACGGCCATGATGATCGCGTATAACAGGAGCGAGAACGAGGTCGTGCAGATCCTCAAGGAAGCCGGGGCAAAGGAATAG